One window of Triticum dicoccoides isolate Atlit2015 ecotype Zavitan chromosome 5A, WEW_v2.0, whole genome shotgun sequence genomic DNA carries:
- the LOC119297073 gene encoding uncharacterized protein LOC119297073 — MASSSSVTRRKNTSPLLVSTPAEDTPHLHGDRSLPPPPAISAGRRPRPHPASSVERHRASPSSLSGNEDPLHRGRLTRQSQSESSQLSEDPPRPLDFSAKHGHLIKALPMLKVGPPVATSDPIVVSTTPPLVPIPVRSYNYLSKDEIEERQRQQRNMAEVVVVYRSVVLLIFTAALFYYEYQRLIILVSEIAAVSCLLLYLWSSHIMQFWLERPVTEDASLVVFVWCLVLCLLGFLVGVMISPVAAMAITSLAAICMSTFFVRSLHEYLHTRLACCLSEVGDSFSSAVAQGGHTKKRRSVSHQEVVAAKPPWK, encoded by the exons ATGGCATCCTCGTCTTCGGTTACACGTCGCAAGAATACTTCCCCGCTTCTGGTCTCCACCCCTGCTGAGGACACCCCGCACCTCCATGGCGATCGGTCCCTTCCACCCCCGCCGGCCATCTCCGCCGGTCGCCGACCTCGTCCGCACCCGGCATCCTCAGTCGAACGTCATCGGGCTTCTCCGTCCTCACTCTCAGGCAATGAAGATCCCCTCCACCGTGGTCGCCTGACCCGTCAGTCGCAGTCAGAAAGCTCGCAGCTTTCCGAGGATCCTCCCCGGCCACTCGACTTCTCCGCCAAGCATGGTCACCTGATCAAGGCACTTCCTATGCTTAAAGTTG GTCCTCCTGTGGCCACCAGTGACCCCATAGTTGTATCTACAACTCCACCTCTTGTTCCCATCCCAGTGAGAAGCTACAATTACTTGAGTAAGGATGAGATTGAGGAGAGGCAGAGGCAACAACGCAATATGGCAGAGGTGGTAGTCGTGTACCGGTCCGTTGTACTTCTCATCTTCACTGCTGCACTCTTCTACTATGAATACCAAAGGCTGATAATCTTGGTCTCTGAGATTGCTGCGGTCTCTTGCCTTCTTCTTTATCTCTGGTCCTCCCACATTATGCAGTTTTGGTTAGAGCGTCCAGTGACCGAGGATGCCTCATTGGTCGTGTTTGTTTGGTGCTTAGTGCTTTGCCTGCTAGGGTTTCTTGTAGGAGTGATGATTAGTCCAGTTGCTGCTATGGCCATCACCAGTTTGGCTGCAATATGCATGTCAACATTTTTTGTGCGAAGTCTACATGAGTATCTACATACAAGATTAGCGTGTTGTCTCAGTGAGGTAGGAGACAGTTTCTCCAGTGCCGTGGCTCAGGGAGGGCATACCAAGAAGAGGAGATCAGTTTCTCACCAAGAAGTTGTAGCTGCCAAGCCCCCATGGAAATAG
- the LOC119299262 gene encoding uncharacterized protein LOC119299262 has product MILVACRAAVVEEVNDNQLPMEPLHYPAVAIGAEELTPMATGRSVRRMGHSQPGAMMNHKHLSNLLIRLIQKLQAGLEVNDDANSASNSGNRLVGLLAPKKRKEMGCPTTSWEKAPYEGLSKWTRFCSICRKQGHKRTTCPDRGDAPKPVRKPARCKSCGIEGHRRNNCHKVGDLRMTGM; this is encoded by the exons ATGATTCTGGTCGCCTGTAGGGCCGCCGTGGTGGAAGAGGTCAACGAcaaccagcttccaatggagccgcTCCACTACCCCGCGGTGGCGATAGGGGCTGAAGAGCTAACCCCCATGGCGACAGGCAGATCTGTGCGGCGGATGGGGCACTCGCAGCCGGGAGCGATGATGAACCACAAGCATCTAAGCAATCTATTGATCAGATTGATCCAAAAACTCCAGGCTGGACTCGAAG TGAATGATGATGCTAATTCTGCGAGTAACAGTGGGAACAGACTCGTTGGTTTGTTGGCGCCAAAGAAACGGAAAGAAATGGGGTGCCCAACAACCAGCTGGGAGAAGGCACCGTACGAGGGGCTGAGCAAGTGGACGAGGTTCTGCAGCATATGTCGCAAGCAGGGCCACAAACGGACTACTTGCCCGGACCGTGGTGATGCCCCGAAGCCTGTTCGGAAACCAGCAAGGTGCAAAAGTTGTGGAATTGAAGGTCACAGGCGAAACAACTGCCACAAAGTGGGTGATCTGCGGATGACTGGCATGTGA